One [Clostridium] saccharolyticum WM1 DNA segment encodes these proteins:
- a CDS encoding L,D-transpeptidase family protein, whose amino-acid sequence MIRKGIHGITVGKSVFLAVIFLLAGTTIALADDPSKFVPGTKINGVLVGGMTVEEAKIQIEGFYGREYQLSVKEKGGVTEVISGPEIGYQVVLTEGLQAVLEEQNAAGRVAGPAADNTHTQKGVVSYDAGKLKEKLNSLSCISGKDITVTRNARISDWQQGIPFAILPEVQGNSVNLEKLEAAVKAALNEELPQIDIEESGCYDTVTVTSEDAGLIAQRDALNRVREMEITYAFGDQSEVLKGEEICSWISGMTGEVINVRGDKTSAYIKALADKYDTAGKERAFRVTDGKAYLLPGSCGRKLDQTGETAALAALIQTGQSQKREPKYVQTVADRSKAWGGNFVEIDLAAQHVYMYKGGVLVWNSPCVTGNVSKDNTTPEGIFTLSYKETDRVLRGAKQADGTYEYESHVNYWMPFNGGIGLHDANWRTRFGGDIYQTKGSHGCVNLPPDKAKELYGLVYSGIPVICHY is encoded by the coding sequence ATGATCAGGAAAGGAATTCATGGGATTACGGTGGGAAAGAGCGTTTTCCTTGCAGTCATATTTCTGCTGGCAGGGACAACGATTGCATTGGCAGATGATCCTTCAAAATTTGTTCCAGGGACCAAAATCAATGGTGTCCTTGTGGGAGGAATGACGGTTGAAGAAGCGAAGATACAGATAGAAGGCTTTTATGGCAGGGAATATCAGCTCTCGGTGAAGGAGAAGGGCGGCGTAACCGAGGTGATCAGCGGCCCGGAAATCGGCTATCAGGTGGTCCTTACGGAAGGGCTTCAGGCGGTACTGGAGGAACAGAATGCCGCGGGACGGGTGGCAGGACCTGCCGCAGACAATACCCATACCCAAAAGGGCGTGGTCAGCTATGATGCAGGAAAGCTGAAAGAAAAGCTGAATTCTCTCTCCTGCATCAGCGGAAAGGATATTACGGTTACGAGGAATGCCCGGATTTCTGACTGGCAGCAGGGAATTCCCTTTGCCATCCTTCCGGAAGTACAGGGTAACAGCGTGAACCTTGAAAAACTGGAAGCAGCAGTCAAGGCTGCGTTAAATGAAGAACTTCCTCAAATAGACATAGAGGAATCAGGCTGTTATGATACCGTAACCGTAACCTCAGAGGATGCAGGATTGATCGCCCAACGGGATGCCCTTAACCGCGTAAGGGAAATGGAAATCACCTATGCCTTTGGAGACCAGTCAGAGGTCTTAAAAGGAGAGGAAATCTGTTCCTGGATATCGGGGATGACGGGAGAGGTGATTAACGTAAGAGGAGATAAGACTTCCGCTTATATAAAGGCTCTGGCAGACAAGTATGATACCGCAGGAAAAGAACGGGCATTTCGTGTCACAGATGGAAAAGCCTATCTTCTTCCTGGTTCCTGTGGCCGCAAGTTGGATCAGACGGGAGAAACCGCTGCCCTGGCTGCTCTCATTCAGACCGGACAAAGCCAGAAAAGGGAACCAAAGTATGTTCAGACAGTGGCTGACCGGAGCAAAGCCTGGGGCGGGAATTTTGTTGAGATAGATCTGGCGGCCCAGCATGTTTACATGTATAAGGGTGGTGTTCTGGTATGGAATTCCCCCTGTGTAACTGGAAATGTTTCCAAAGATAACACAACTCCGGAAGGTATTTTCACCCTTTCCTATAAGGAAACAGACCGGGTCCTGCGGGGAGCGAAACAAGCGGACGGAACCTACGAATATGAAAGTCATGTGAATTACTGGATGCCGTTTAACGGAGGGATCGGTCTTCATGACGCCAACTGGAGAACCAGGTTCGGCGGAGACATCTATCAGACAAAGGGAAGCCATGGCTGTGTTAACCTTCCGCCGGATAAGGCAAAGGAATTATACGGCTTGGTCTACTCAGGGATTCCTGTAATTTGCCATTATTAA
- a CDS encoding 6-phospho-alpha-glucosidase — MKAFRVCIVGGGSTFTLGFLKSFVRLREAFPLKKLVLFDIDSDRQEPIGKYGEILFKERFPELDFSYTTDIREAYEGMDFVFMQMRAGGLPMRAKDEHIPLSMGLVGQETCGAGGMAYGLRSCVDMIKAVHQIRTYAPEAWILNYSNPAAIVAEALRREFPDDKRILNICDQPENVVRSCSRLLQCSWEDLDPVYFGLNHYGWFTHMYDIRTGEDLLPKIREMVARNGFLPQDAEQRDKSWLDTYGMVKTIMEDFPQFLPNTYDQYYLYPEYKASHLDPDFTRADEVMAGREKRVFGECAEVIREGRLGDKFDEISDAHAEMMIKVAESIAYNKNDRHIMIVENNGAIANMQNDAMVEVVCELGANGPRPMRVGNIPQFYLGLLVNQVSCEKLIVDAYFENSYQKALEAFTLNRLINDGKKARKVLDALIEANKGMWPELK, encoded by the coding sequence ATGAAAGCATTTCGTGTTTGTATCGTCGGAGGGGGAAGCACCTTTACACTTGGATTCCTGAAGTCATTTGTCAGACTGAGGGAAGCGTTTCCCCTAAAGAAGCTGGTGCTCTTTGACATAGACAGCGACCGCCAGGAGCCCATTGGAAAGTACGGTGAGATTCTCTTTAAGGAGCGGTTTCCGGAGCTGGATTTCTCTTATACCACGGATATCCGGGAAGCCTATGAAGGAATGGATTTCGTGTTCATGCAGATGCGCGCCGGAGGACTTCCCATGCGGGCAAAGGATGAACACATTCCCCTTAGCATGGGACTGGTGGGACAGGAAACCTGCGGGGCAGGCGGTATGGCCTATGGTCTTCGGTCTTGTGTGGACATGATCAAGGCGGTACACCAAATCCGTACCTATGCGCCGGAAGCATGGATCCTGAATTATTCCAATCCGGCAGCTATTGTGGCGGAAGCGCTCCGCAGGGAATTTCCGGATGACAAGAGAATTTTAAACATCTGTGACCAGCCGGAAAACGTAGTCCGCTCCTGCAGCAGGCTTTTACAGTGCAGTTGGGAGGATTTGGATCCGGTATATTTCGGACTGAATCACTATGGCTGGTTTACCCATATGTATGATATCCGTACAGGGGAAGACCTGCTTCCAAAGATCAGGGAAATGGTTGCCCGGAACGGCTTCCTGCCCCAGGATGCGGAGCAAAGGGACAAATCCTGGCTGGATACCTATGGAATGGTGAAGACCATTATGGAGGATTTTCCGCAATTTCTTCCGAATACCTATGACCAGTATTATTTGTATCCGGAATACAAGGCCAGCCATCTGGATCCTGACTTTACCAGGGCCGATGAGGTGATGGCAGGAAGAGAAAAACGGGTATTCGGGGAATGCGCAGAGGTGATCCGGGAAGGAAGGCTGGGAGACAAGTTTGATGAGATCTCCGATGCCCATGCGGAAATGATGATCAAGGTTGCGGAATCCATTGCTTATAATAAGAATGACAGGCATATTATGATCGTGGAAAATAACGGAGCCATTGCCAATATGCAAAATGATGCCATGGTAGAGGTGGTGTGCGAGCTTGGAGCAAATGGCCCGCGCCCCATGAGGGTGGGAAATATTCCCCAGTTCTATCTGGGACTTCTGGTAAACCAGGTATCCTGTGAAAAGCTGATCGTAGATGCATATTTTGAGAATTCCTATCAAAAGGCTCTGGAGGCATTTACCTTAAACCGGCTGATCAACGATGGAAAAAAGGCAAGAAAGGTGCTTGATGCTTTGATTGAGGCTAATAAAGGCATGTGGCCGGAGTTAAAATAA
- a CDS encoding PTS transporter subunit EIIC — MKKNRVMDFFSALGRSLLMPIAALAACGIVLGLTSALMKAQVQAAVPLLQQGLILFIISTLNKVSGVVFTLIPVLFSISISFGMARDEKEIAAFAGFIGYYTFLVASSCMINSGFMNFGALKISTILGVETLDMGAVAGIVSGIITASLHNRYHKITFPVAISFYGGKRFVAIVVIMAMAVVGLVAPIIWSPVSMVIDGMGGLISATGLAGVFGYGFLERLLIPTGLHHVLNGIFRTTSIGGTYEGVEGCLNIFLQFVDKVDISELRQFTVFLGQGKMPMMMFGLPAAALAIYRTSPPEKKSKVKALMIAGVAASIVSGITEPLEFSFMFIAPPLFLFHAVMGGLSFLLMAACNVIIGNTGGGLIDFLIWGVFQPGSRWYWVIITGPFFSLAYYFVFKSYLTKKQLSIDVSDEEQETGSRGSSMEDKQHALASRIIEGLGGTGNIAVVNNCLTRLRVDIKDMGLVSEELLKKTGAMGFVRSSDSHIQVIYGPKVEGIASNVREILKY, encoded by the coding sequence ATGAAAAAAAACAGGGTGATGGACTTTTTCTCTGCTTTAGGGCGTAGCTTACTGATGCCCATAGCAGCTTTGGCTGCCTGCGGAATTGTACTGGGGCTGACTTCGGCGCTTATGAAGGCGCAGGTACAGGCGGCGGTTCCGTTATTACAGCAGGGGCTTATATTATTCATTATTTCTACATTAAATAAAGTATCAGGGGTTGTTTTTACACTGATTCCGGTTCTTTTTTCCATTTCCATTTCCTTTGGCATGGCCAGGGATGAAAAGGAAATAGCCGCATTTGCAGGCTTTATCGGATATTATACGTTTCTCGTGGCATCATCATGTATGATCAACTCCGGTTTCATGAATTTCGGGGCTTTAAAGATATCCACGATTCTGGGTGTTGAGACGCTGGATATGGGAGCAGTTGCCGGTATTGTTTCCGGTATCATAACCGCTTCGCTCCATAACCGGTATCACAAAATCACCTTCCCGGTAGCCATTTCCTTTTATGGCGGCAAACGTTTTGTGGCCATTGTGGTCATCATGGCCATGGCTGTGGTGGGGCTGGTGGCTCCGATCATCTGGTCGCCTGTGTCCATGGTCATTGACGGCATGGGAGGTCTGATATCTGCCACAGGGCTGGCCGGGGTATTTGGCTACGGATTCCTGGAACGTCTACTGATTCCCACCGGCCTGCATCACGTTTTAAACGGCATATTCCGCACCACCTCCATAGGAGGAACCTATGAAGGCGTGGAAGGATGCCTGAATATCTTTTTGCAGTTTGTTGATAAGGTAGACATTTCTGAGCTCAGGCAATTCACCGTATTTTTAGGACAGGGGAAAATGCCCATGATGATGTTCGGACTTCCGGCAGCGGCTTTGGCGATCTACAGGACCTCTCCTCCGGAGAAAAAAAGCAAGGTAAAAGCTCTCATGATTGCAGGTGTTGCAGCCAGCATTGTGTCAGGAATCACCGAACCCCTGGAATTCTCATTTATGTTTATTGCTCCCCCCCTGTTTCTCTTCCACGCAGTCATGGGAGGACTGTCCTTTCTGCTCATGGCGGCTTGTAACGTCATTATCGGAAACACAGGCGGCGGACTGATCGATTTTCTGATCTGGGGCGTGTTCCAGCCGGGATCCCGCTGGTACTGGGTAATTATCACAGGACCCTTCTTTTCCCTGGCCTATTATTTTGTTTTCAAAAGCTATTTGACAAAAAAACAGCTTTCCATTGACGTATCTGACGAAGAACAGGAGACAGGTTCCCGGGGGAGCTCCATGGAAGATAAGCAGCATGCCCTGGCATCCAGAATTATAGAGGGTCTTGGAGGAACCGGAAATATTGCAGTGGTGAACAACTGTCTGACCAGGCTTCGTGTGGACATAAAGGATATGGGACTGGTAAGTGAAGAGCTTTTAAAGAAAACCGGTGCAATGGGATTTGTCCGTTCCAGCGATAGCCACATTCAGGTGATTTATGGACCAAAGGTGGAAGGAATTGCATCCAACGTAAGGGAAATATTAAAATATTAA
- a CDS encoding MurR/RpiR family transcriptional regulator — protein sequence MIPLFEKAHQLTLTDTEEGILKYFESNLPSSVYANLNDLSAGLYTSNATIVRFCQKLGLKGYNEFKYQVRKELKQLHPQTFRADDLVHHSLALFKDNLDQVDEEKLEEIAGLLTSDRPIYIYGSNLSSLAAKYLQTVLTTLDCPCILVEWQRLLNGLIYEISSNAVLFIITAHGDARRYLSVFRRAKARGAITVLLTCEKDSPLIPYSTFALCTNDRNEEYRHVDINPRLGIFTMIQLLIELAARIKQNSPAEEGGTAPPPGI from the coding sequence ATGATTCCATTATTTGAAAAGGCACATCAGCTTACGCTTACAGATACGGAAGAAGGGATCCTGAAGTATTTTGAATCCAATCTCCCCTCTTCTGTTTATGCTAATTTAAATGATTTAAGCGCAGGCTTATATACCTCCAATGCCACCATTGTCCGTTTCTGCCAGAAGCTGGGCTTAAAAGGCTATAACGAATTCAAATACCAGGTGCGCAAGGAATTAAAGCAGCTGCATCCTCAGACCTTCCGAGCGGATGATCTGGTCCACCACTCTCTTGCCCTGTTTAAAGACAATCTGGATCAGGTGGATGAGGAGAAACTGGAAGAAATTGCCGGGCTGTTAACCAGCGACCGGCCCATTTATATTTACGGCTCTAATTTAAGCTCCCTGGCGGCCAAATACCTCCAGACCGTCCTGACCACCCTGGACTGTCCCTGCATTCTGGTGGAGTGGCAGCGCCTGCTTAACGGACTGATATATGAGATCAGCAGCAATGCCGTTCTTTTCATCATTACAGCCCATGGGGATGCCAGGCGCTATCTATCCGTCTTTCGCAGGGCCAAGGCCCGGGGTGCCATAACAGTACTGCTTACCTGCGAAAAGGACAGCCCCCTGATCCCATATAGCACCTTCGCTCTCTGCACCAATGACCGGAATGAGGAATACCGTCATGTAGACATCAATCCCAGGCTTGGAATATTCACCATGATCCAGCTCCTTATAGAACTGGCAGCCAGGATCAAACAGAATTCCCCGGCAGAGGAAGGCGGCACTGCCCCTCCGCCCGGAATATAG
- a CDS encoding MurR/RpiR family transcriptional regulator: MVTLHLDDTVIKSLSSNELNILKFVYEHTEEILDMSIQSLASQTAYSSATILRFCKKLGYSGFAEFKYALRAEGRKEGTGSAASKTQAFTTRILIDSLCSNVEGTSSLISEDQLSSAFRYFDSDCPVYLWAPGGITSILSDYFEKLLFSIGRQNVYKIESGKMGEHILRNIHTESLLILISTTGDFGPTLRLGKIARMNNVPILSITPYTNNAVASLATVNFRFFTDQRENSGAEFTSRLPVFYVIDVIIRSYLHYKQSGRDQTEQGENHDSII, encoded by the coding sequence ATGGTCACACTTCATCTGGATGATACTGTTATTAAAAGCCTAAGCAGCAACGAACTGAACATCCTGAAATTTGTTTATGAACACACCGAAGAGATTCTGGATATGAGCATACAGTCACTGGCCTCCCAGACAGCCTATTCCTCTGCCACCATCCTGCGTTTTTGCAAGAAGCTTGGGTACTCCGGCTTTGCAGAGTTTAAATATGCACTTCGTGCCGAAGGAAGAAAAGAAGGTACAGGATCTGCCGCTTCAAAGACCCAGGCCTTCACCACCCGGATCCTGATTGACAGCCTGTGTTCCAACGTGGAAGGGACCTCCAGCCTCATATCCGAAGATCAGCTCAGCTCGGCCTTCCGGTATTTTGACAGTGACTGCCCGGTTTATTTATGGGCACCCGGAGGGATCACTTCCATTCTGAGTGACTATTTTGAGAAGCTGCTTTTTTCCATCGGACGCCAGAATGTGTACAAGATCGAATCCGGCAAAATGGGTGAGCATATCTTAAGAAACATCCATACGGAATCCCTGCTGATCTTAATCAGCACCACAGGGGATTTCGGCCCCACCCTGCGCCTTGGAAAAATTGCCCGTATGAACAACGTCCCCATCCTCTCCATCACTCCATATACCAACAATGCCGTTGCCAGCCTGGCCACTGTTAATTTCCGCTTCTTCACTGACCAGCGGGAGAACTCTGGCGCAGAATTCACCTCCAGGCTTCCCGTGTTTTACGTGATCGACGTTATTATACGAAGCTATCTTCACTACAAGCAGTCTGGCAGGGACCAGACAGAGCAGGGGGAAAATCATGATTCCATTATTTGA
- a CDS encoding nucleoside phosphorylase, whose amino-acid sequence MAEIMPHIKLSEEHAVPYGLLPGDPKRLDRIAACLTDVEELAFHREFRSLKGKYRGVPVMAVSTGIGGASAAIAVEELARIGVKAMIRIGSCGALQKGIRLGDLILVNGAVRDDGASSSYVDSIFPAVPDTELLLSCMESARQLGARTHVGIARSHDSFYIDEEKEVCAFWAGKGVMGSDMETAALFVVGGLRGVKTASILNVVVEHEESLEDSINSYTGGESAMMRGEHLEILTALEAFVRLDQG is encoded by the coding sequence GTGGCTGAGATCATGCCTCATATTAAGCTGTCGGAAGAACATGCCGTTCCCTATGGGCTGCTGCCGGGAGACCCGAAACGTCTTGACCGGATTGCAGCCTGTCTCACGGATGTGGAGGAACTGGCCTTTCACAGGGAGTTTCGAAGTCTTAAGGGAAAATACAGGGGAGTTCCGGTCATGGCGGTATCCACAGGAATTGGAGGAGCGTCCGCTGCCATAGCCGTGGAGGAACTGGCCAGGATCGGGGTGAAGGCCATGATCCGGATTGGAAGCTGCGGGGCGCTGCAAAAGGGAATCCGTCTTGGGGATTTGATTCTGGTTAATGGGGCTGTCAGAGATGACGGAGCCTCGTCCTCTTATGTGGATTCCATTTTTCCGGCTGTGCCGGATACGGAGCTTTTGCTTTCCTGCATGGAAAGCGCCAGGCAACTGGGTGCCAGGACTCATGTAGGAATAGCCAGAAGCCATGACAGCTTTTACATTGATGAGGAGAAGGAAGTCTGTGCCTTTTGGGCAGGAAAGGGAGTGATGGGCTCTGATATGGAAACCGCAGCGTTATTTGTGGTGGGTGGACTGCGGGGAGTGAAAACCGCCTCTATTTTAAATGTAGTGGTTGAACATGAAGAATCCTTGGAGGACAGCATCAACAGCTATACAGGCGGAGAGTCCGCCATGATGAGGGGAGAGCATCTGGAGATCCTGACGGCTTTGGAAGCCTTTGTCCGGCTGGATCAAGGCTGA
- a CDS encoding ECF transporter S component has protein sequence MKNLFKTKLNAACFVLIPACIGINYLGKLFASVLKLPLWLDSIGTCIGGILGGPVIGGICGAANNLIYGFTTGDSITLVYALTSLGIGVAVGIMARLGRMERLSGAILTACVAGLTAVVISTPLNIIFWGGTTGNIWGDAVFAWSQASGLPVAFGSFLDEVIVDVPDKLITLLIVFAIIKGLPKKLTSLYEVDDEVMSLD, from the coding sequence ATGAAAAATTTATTCAAAACCAAATTAAACGCGGCCTGCTTTGTGCTGATTCCTGCCTGTATTGGAATCAACTATTTAGGAAAGCTTTTTGCGTCAGTTTTAAAGCTGCCTCTTTGGCTGGATTCCATCGGCACCTGCATCGGAGGAATACTGGGCGGGCCTGTCATCGGAGGAATCTGCGGAGCTGCCAATAACTTGATTTACGGTTTTACCACAGGTGATTCCATTACCCTGGTCTATGCCCTGACCAGCCTGGGAATCGGCGTGGCGGTAGGAATCATGGCAAGGCTCGGACGCATGGAAAGGCTTTCGGGGGCCATACTCACCGCCTGTGTGGCAGGCCTTACGGCTGTTGTGATCTCCACTCCTTTAAACATCATTTTCTGGGGAGGAACCACGGGTAATATCTGGGGAGATGCTGTCTTTGCCTGGTCACAGGCTTCCGGGCTTCCTGTTGCTTTTGGATCCTTCCTGGATGAAGTCATCGTGGATGTGCCGGATAAACTGATCACCCTGTTGATTGTGTTTGCCATCATCAAAGGACTTCCCAAAAAACTTACCTCTCTTTACGAAGTGGATGATGAAGTAATGAGTCTGGATTAA
- a CDS encoding energy-coupling factor transporter transmembrane component T family protein: MKSISLYVDKDTFLTRLHPFAKMFYILTAVSAPLIGGALWMYILFLGLSLCLLASGKIVSRVLPLIAFSFTIIFTIFLIHGLFNQENQKALFRLGPLVFYQEGLLYAARIGLNILNMLLAFATFVLATKPADLVETMEQAGFSPRFGYMISSVFQIIPQMMGTMNTIMDAQRSRGMETEGSLLVRARAFIPLISPVVSSSLINTRERAIALEVRGFDSRIKKTFLREHRFNGRDKTFLSLMVLLIAGSVIWRVLAWL; this comes from the coding sequence ATGAAAAGTATCAGTCTTTACGTGGATAAAGATACCTTCTTAACCAGGCTGCATCCCTTTGCCAAGATGTTTTATATTCTGACAGCTGTCAGCGCACCCCTGATCGGGGGTGCGCTTTGGATGTACATCCTGTTTTTAGGCCTTAGCCTATGCCTTTTGGCCAGCGGAAAGATCGTAAGCAGGGTTCTGCCCTTGATCGCATTTTCTTTTACCATTATCTTTACCATTTTTTTGATCCACGGTCTTTTTAACCAGGAGAACCAGAAGGCTTTGTTTCGTCTTGGCCCTCTTGTATTTTATCAGGAAGGTCTTCTTTATGCGGCCAGGATCGGGCTTAATATCTTAAACATGCTTTTGGCCTTTGCCACCTTTGTATTGGCCACCAAGCCTGCGGATCTGGTGGAAACCATGGAGCAGGCAGGCTTTTCTCCCAGATTCGGATATATGATCAGCTCTGTTTTCCAGATCATTCCCCAGATGATGGGGACCATGAATACCATCATGGATGCCCAGAGAAGCCGGGGCATGGAAACAGAGGGGAGTCTGCTTGTAAGGGCCAGGGCGTTTATTCCCCTGATTTCGCCTGTAGTCAGCAGCTCCCTGATCAACACCAGGGAAAGGGCCATAGCCCTGGAGGTACGGGGATTTGATTCAAGGATCAAAAAGACATTTTTAAGGGAACACAGGTTCAATGGGAGGGACAAGACATTCCTGTCACTTATGGTCCTGCTTATTGCCGGTTCCGTGATATGGAGGGTGCTTGCATGGCTTTGA
- a CDS encoding ABC transporter ATP-binding protein — translation MALIEVKNLKYRYPHRSDLALDGIDFQVEKGQFIGIAGENKAGKSTLCQAFAGLVPTMFRGAYGGGILIDGAEAAKTPIASLCQKVGLVFQNPFNQLSGAKDTVFEEIAFGLQNLGISRDEIFKRVEKNLKLLDIEEYRDRNPFDLSGGQTQRVAIASILAMEPKIIVLDEPTSQLDPQGSEEVFRVVDKLAKTGITIIMVEQKIEKLASYCHKILLLHEGKQVAFDTPERIFSRDDLEALGVKPPVYTQVCRALGVSRKEGDDKLYPVTLEQMEHLKDQFPPKLIGRTFPKGRNVEPGQEVFQIQDLGFHYQPDTPVIEHLDLCLDARPTAIIGQNGAGKTTLVKLLKGLLKPEAGSILFEGEDISRRTVAQLAGKVGYVFQNPDDQIFKNRVMEEVMVGPLNLGMSRSEAQKRASEALAMVGLMEAAEENPYDLDLSERKMVAIASVVAMDPRVLILDEPTIAQDAGGRAVLGQIVRTLREKGKFVLAILHDMDFVAEYFERVIIMAHGKVLSDGPGEEVFYEKDSLSKARLEQPHTTRLCEFLGYEGAFLTAEDIKAADR, via the coding sequence ATGGCTTTGATCGAAGTGAAAAACTTGAAATACCGGTATCCCCATAGGTCAGATCTGGCTCTTGACGGAATCGATTTTCAGGTGGAAAAGGGGCAGTTTATCGGGATTGCCGGTGAGAACAAGGCAGGAAAGAGCACCTTGTGCCAGGCCTTTGCCGGGCTGGTTCCCACCATGTTCCGGGGGGCTTACGGAGGAGGAATCCTCATTGACGGAGCGGAGGCGGCGAAGACACCCATTGCCTCGCTGTGCCAGAAGGTTGGGCTTGTGTTCCAGAACCCGTTTAACCAGCTTTCGGGAGCAAAGGATACGGTTTTTGAGGAAATTGCCTTTGGGCTTCAAAACCTGGGGATTTCCAGGGATGAGATTTTTAAGAGGGTGGAAAAAAATTTAAAGCTTCTGGATATTGAGGAATACAGGGACAGAAATCCCTTTGATCTATCCGGCGGACAGACCCAGAGGGTGGCTATCGCCAGCATTCTCGCCATGGAGCCTAAAATCATCGTCCTTGATGAGCCTACCTCCCAGCTGGACCCGCAGGGAAGCGAAGAGGTGTTCCGGGTGGTTGACAAGCTGGCAAAAACAGGCATCACCATTATTATGGTGGAGCAGAAAATAGAGAAGCTTGCCTCCTATTGTCATAAGATCCTTCTTCTTCATGAAGGAAAACAGGTAGCCTTTGATACACCGGAACGGATTTTTTCAAGGGATGATCTGGAAGCGCTTGGTGTGAAGCCGCCGGTTTATACTCAGGTATGCAGGGCCCTTGGCGTCAGCAGAAAGGAAGGGGATGATAAGCTTTATCCAGTCACCCTGGAACAGATGGAACATTTAAAGGATCAGTTTCCGCCTAAGCTGATTGGCAGGACTTTTCCAAAAGGCAGGAACGTGGAGCCGGGCCAGGAAGTGTTCCAAATTCAGGATCTTGGGTTTCATTACCAGCCGGATACTCCGGTAATTGAGCACTTAGATCTTTGCCTGGATGCAAGACCTACCGCCATCATCGGACAAAATGGGGCAGGGAAGACCACCCTGGTCAAGCTGCTGAAGGGACTTTTAAAGCCTGAGGCTGGAAGCATTCTCTTTGAAGGAGAAGATATATCCAGGAGAACCGTGGCGCAGCTTGCCGGAAAGGTGGGGTATGTGTTCCAGAACCCGGATGACCAGATATTTAAAAACAGAGTGATGGAAGAGGTTATGGTGGGACCTTTAAATTTGGGGATGAGCCGGAGCGAGGCGCAAAAGAGGGCATCGGAGGCCCTTGCAATGGTAGGACTTATGGAGGCGGCAGAGGAAAATCCTTATGACCTTGATTTATCGGAAAGGAAAATGGTAGCCATCGCTTCGGTGGTGGCCATGGATCCCAGAGTCCTTATTTTAGATGAACCAACCATAGCCCAGGATGCAGGAGGAAGGGCCGTGTTGGGACAGATAGTCCGTACCTTAAGGGAAAAGGGAAAATTTGTACTGGCGATCCTTCATGATATGGATTTTGTTGCAGAATACTTTGAACGGGTCATTATCATGGCTCACGGAAAAGTACTGTCCGACGGACCGGGAGAAGAGGTTTTTTATGAAAAGGATAGCTTATCCAAGGCCAGGCTGGAGCAGCCTCACACCACCAGGCTGTGTGAATTTCTGGGCTATGAGGGTGCATTTTTGACGGCAGAGGATATAAAGGCTGCGGACAGATAG